The stretch of DNA AATATATCCTTAACAATACTGGAACTTATATAGTCCTCTGAATCATCAGAAAAAAACAAAATTGTTTCTACACCACAAAGTTGTTTATTAACTTTAGCATTTATCTTTTCAGCTTCAAAGTCTAAAGTATTTCTAACTCCTCTTACTAAAACATTGATGTTATTTTTTCTAATATATTCACTTAATAATCCGCAGTAAACATGAACATCAACATTTTTATATTCTTTAAATATATTTGATATAATTTTTTTTCTCTCTTCAAGAGAAAAAAGTGGATTTTTATTAATATTATTCAAAATCACAATATCTACGGAATCAAAAATATTTAATGCCTTTAAAACAATACTTTTATGTCCATTAGTTAACGGATCAAAGCTTCCAGGAAAAATTACTTTCATAATTATTTTTTCCTTTCTAAAAATACCACTTTGGTTTTAGAGTATTTTTTTTCTTTTATTACTTGAAAATTTTCTACAAAAATATCCTTATTTGTTTCCAAAATAATTATTCCATCTTCTTTTAAAATATTGTTATTCCAAATATAATCTAGAGTTTTTTCTATATACTCATATTTATAAGGTGGATCTAAAAATATATAATCAAATTTTAAATCATTACTGTAAAAATAATTTAAACAATCCATATAGTTTTTTTTCATAATTATCGATTTTGTTAATAATCCAGCATTCTCAAGATTTCTTTTTGTGATTTTTATACTATCATCAGAAAAATCACAAAAATAAACTTTTTCAGCTCCCCTACTTAAAAATTCGATACCAATCGCTCCACTACCACAAAATAAATCCAAAACAACAGAACTTTCACCTATTTCAAACAAAATATTAAAAATAGATTCCTTAATCTTGTCAGTAGTTGGTCTTACACTATAATCCATAGGGGATAATAATTTTAATCCCCTCTTTTTACCAGATATTATTCTCATTTTTCAACCTTAATCCTAATATTTTTTACTTGTAGTATACACAAAATAAAAAACAAAATCCATTCAAATATATTCATAATAAATTGTATCATAAAAATATTAAATTTTCAACATTTTATTAGAAATTTTTAAGTGTAAATTATATACTATTAAGTATTTTTATAAAATGTAAAATATGATATAATGTATTAAGATATAATTTACCAAAAATATTATAATAGGAGGAGATATATGAACTTAAAAGAAAATTCTTTAGAAAAAAATAAAAGTATTGCTAATGATTTAAAAATTTCTTTAGAAGAAAAAAATATTTTTCATTTAAGAGATATAATTTATGATACAAATGAAGTAACACTTGCAAATATTTTTGAAGAATATTTTGAAATTAAAGACATTTTGTTTATGTTTAAAGTTATTAAAAAAGAAAAAACTGCCGAAATTTTTGCTTATCTTCCCCAAAATATGAAACAACAAGTAATAAACGGTTTGCAAGATCATGAAATAAAAGTTATGTTGGATTATATGTTTACTGATGATATTAGTGAATTTTTAGAAGAGCTCCCTGCAAATATTGTAAAAAGAGTTTTAAATTCTGCTTCTAATCAAAGACGTAGTGAAATCAATATGATTTTAAACTTTAAAGAAAATAGTGCCGGCTCTGTAATGAGTACTGATTATGTTGAATTAGATCCTGAAATTACAGCTGATGAAGCACTAAAAATGATTAAAGATAAAGAAAGACTTGCTGAAACAATTTCTTATTGTTATATAACAAATGAACAACATATTCTTTTAGGCTTTGTTTCAATGAAAAGTATATTATTAGCGTCTTCGAACACAATGATTTCTGATATCATGGAAACAGATGTTATATCTGTTGAATGTGATGAAGATCAGGAAGAAGTTGCAAAAATATTTACTAAATATGATTTATTAGTATTACCTGTAGTAAATGACCAACATCGTCTTATGGGAATCATAACTATTGACGATGTATATGATATCATTCAAGAAGAAGTTACAGAAGATTTACAAAAAATGGTAGGTATTACACCTATAGAAGGCTCATATATAAATATGTCAATAGTAGAAATGGTCAAAAGTAGGATAACCTGGCTTTTAATTCTTATGATTTCTGCAACAGTTTCAGGATTTATTCTTGCAAAAAATACTGATTTAACTTTAAAATTTCCATCTTTGGTAATTTTCATTCCAATGTTAATGGATACTGCCGGAAATGCTGGAAGTCAATCTAGTGCAATGGTTGTAAGAGGTATTGCCGTTGATAATCTAAATATTAGTGATTTTAAATATGTAATAAGAACCGAATTTCTAAATTCTTTGATTTTGGGGGCAATATTATTTACTGTAAATATATTAAGAATTTTAATATTTATGCCACAAATTTCCATATCTATTGCAATTTTAATTTCTGCTACAATATATATAATCATAACTATTGCAAATTTAATTGGCGGAATTTTACCATTATTGGCAAGTACCTTAAAACAAGATCCTGCTTCAATGAGTGGTCCAATCCTAACAACAGTTTGTGATGCTATTTCGCTTACGGTATACTTTGCTCTCGCATCTTTATTTTTAGGAGGTGGAATTTATGGAATATAATTTTTTAGAATATAGTAAAGAACAATTGTCTTCCCTACTTCCTGAATTAATAAAAGAAAAAAAAGTATTACTAATAAGAGAAATTTTTGACGAATACAATATAGTAGATTTAAGTGAAATATTTAGCGAATTGGAACTAGATGAAGCAATTTTTATTTTTAAAATTTTACCAAAAGACATTTCTGCTGAATTATTTACTTATTTAGATCCATTACACCAAGAAAGATTGATTTCAGCACTATCATCTATGGAAGTAAAAGGCATTTTAGATAATATGTTTAGTGACGATATAATTGATTTTCTTGAAGAAATGCCCGCAAATGTTATTAAATACATTCTAGATAATGTACCTTCAGAACATCGAAAAGAAATAAACACTCTTTTAAGTTATGAAGAAAATACCGCCGGCTCTGTAATGAGTACAGATTTTGTTGAACTATATGAAAAAGACACTGTTGAAGAGGCTATAATAAAAATAAAAGAACAAGCTGAAATTGCAGAGACTGTCAATGTTTGTTTCGTAATCGATCAAAAAAGAGTTCTAGTTGGGATAGTGAACTTAAGAGATATTATTGTTGCAAAAAACAATAAATTAATTTCAGAAATAATGGATAAAAACATCCATTATGTATACACAAATACAGATCAAGAAGAAGTTGCACGCCTATTAAGCAAATATGACTTAACAACTATTTGTGTGTTAAATGACCAAAATTGTTTAATCGGAATTGTTACTGCCGATGATGTTTTGGATATACTAACTGAAGAAGCAACAGAAGATATTCACAAAATGAGTGGTATTGTTCCTACAGATGGATCTTACTTGAAAACAGGAATTAAGGAAATGGTAAAATCAAGAATATCTTGGCTTTTAATTTTGATGATTTCTGCTACTTTTACAGGATATATTTTACAATATTTTGAAGATAAATTAAGTGCATTAGCTATTTTGTCAGCTTCAATTCCTATTATAATGTCAACAGCCGGTAATGCAGGAGCACAAAGTTCAACTATGGTAATAAGAGGAATAGCTGTTGATGATTTAAACATAAAAGATATTTTTATTGTTTTAAAAAAAGAGTTGGCTGTTGGGCTACTTTGCGGTGCAATATTGTTTGTTACGAATTTTATAAGATTATATATTTTTGGATCAAAAAGCACAACATTTTCTATAAGTTTTGTTGTTAGCCTTACAATAACAATTTCTTTGATTTCTGCAAATCTAGCGGGTGGAATACTTCCTTTGATTGCAAAGAAACTCAAAATGGATCCAGCAAGTGCCGCTGCACCTCTTATAACAACTATTGTAGACGCAACTAGTTTAATAATATATTTTATGCTAGCTATAGCTATTTTAAAAATTTAGTATTTGATATTAAAAAGTGTAGATGAAATAATAAAACATCTACACTTTTTATATTATACAGATAGTAGCTTGTGTAATTTAAAAATTATAAATTAACACAATACATAACAACTTTACCTAATATACTAAATTCATCATCTTTTGAAAATTTAAAATCTGTAAATGAATGATAAGTAGAAGACGGTCTAAAAATTATGTCTTCCCCATCTCTAAAAAATAATTTTAAACTATATTCTCCATTCTCAGAAAAAACTACAATATCTTCATCTTCCAAATTATAAATAGGATAATTCAATTTAACTGCAATATAACTTCCATTAGGTATTATCTTATTCATACTCTCTCCGTTAACATGCATTATTAAAATATCATCATCATTTGCGTAAGGTCCCATAACAGAATCGCTAATTTCTATCTTTTCAAAATCAACATCATAATCGGGTCCTTCAGGAAGTCCGGCTGAAACTCCATAAGGCAAGTAATTATATATTGATGCTTTTGTAGAATTAGGAATATTAGAGTAATGTTCCCATCCCAAAATTTCAATTGGACTTGAATTATAAATTTCAGCTAACTTTACTAATCTATCTATTGGAATATTTGTTATTATATCATTTTCATACTTAAATAAATTCTGCTTACTTGTACCAATGAGTTCACCGGCATCTTGCAATGTAAGATTAGCTTTTTGCCTAAGCTCTTTTAATCTTTCTCCTGTAGTCATACTATCACCTCTACTATTCTACAATAATTATACAATAAAATAACTTAAAAAGCAATTTATTTTATAATTTTTTTAATTTTATTCAAAAAGTATCTTGACAAGTTATTTTTTGTGTTGTATAATAAAAGTAACTTAAAAAGTGATTTATTGATTGGAGGAAAAAGTTATGCAAAAAAGAAAAACTAGAAGTTCAGAGTTCAACACTCTAGAAATGCTTAAATTACTATTAACTTTTACAACTTTTACTTTATCTTGTTTTTTTATGATAATGTATGGAGTAACTGGAAAGTTGATTTAATATAAATTTTAAATTATTAAGGAATAATTTTATATTTTATTAAAAGTTGAGTAATGCTGGATTAAAAAACATCTTACTATTGTAAAATATTGAGATGTTTTTTTATTTTTGATATAATTTAATTATTATAAATTTATTAGGAGAGTTTTATGAATAATTTTAATATTATTTTAGCTAGTAATTCACAAAGGAGAAAAGAGCTTTTAAAATTCATATTTAATGAATTCAAAGTAATTCCCGCTAATATTGATGAAAGAACCTTAGAACGAAAATTTTTAAGTAAAACAACTAAAGATGATAAATCAAAATATAGCGAATTGTGTGATATACTATCTTTAGAAAAATATAAAAAAGTAGCTAAAGATTACAAAAGTTCTTTAATTGTTTCAGCAGATACAATTGTCTATGATGATAAATATTTATTTGGAAAACCAAACAATTATGAAGAAGCAAAACATATGTTAGAATATTTATCAGGAAAAGAACATATTGTTCAAACTTCAATTACAATATATTTTAAAGATACTTTCTCAACATTTTCCGAAAAAAGTTATGTAACATTTTATGATTTAGATATCGTTCAAAAAAACACAATTGAATCATATATTAAAAACGAAAATCCTTATGATAAAGCTGGCGGCTATGGAATACAAGACGGTGCTAGTCTTTTAATAAAACGTATAAATGGTGATTATTTTAATATTGTTGGACTTCCTATTTCAAAATTAAATAGAAAATTATTAGAAATTTTATAATTAAAGACAAAAAATCTAATGGCTAAACCATTAGATTTTTTGTCTTTTTTCTTTATTTCAATTTAGTAATTTTATAATAAATCTAGAAGAATATGTTTAAAATAGATATAGTAAAATAAATCCAATCACAAATTAATCATCGCTATCAGATTTATAGAATATATTTATCATCTTCAAAAGCTTTCCACTCTCTTCAGAAACAAGTTCTCCAATTCCAATAAAAATATTATCGCAGTATATTTTAAATATTCCTTCTTTTTCAATATCGAAAGTTTTTCTAAGCCCATTTGAAATATGTTTAAAATATTTTTTGTCAAAGTCTATTCTTTCATATTCAAACACGTCTTCTATCTTCATTAAAGAATTATATAACTGATTTTCATTAAAATTTTTAAGCCTTTCTAAAGAAAATGCATTTTCAATCTTAAAAATCCCATATTTACTTCTACAAAGAGAACTCATATAAGCAAAATTATCTGTATCTGATGCAATATCGTTAAATAACGAGCGGATATATGTTCCTTTTGAGCAATTTACTTCAAAACGTATTTTATTATCATAAAAATTGAGAATTATAAGAGAATAAATTTCAGCCTCTCTTTTTTCTCTTTCTACTTCAATTCCTAATCTTGCGTATTCATATAATCTTTTTCCATTTTTCTTTAAAGCAGAATACATTGGCGGTATTTGAGAAATTTTCTTATTATCGTATTCCTTTATAACTTCAAAAAATTGATTTTTATCTAAATAAACTTCTTTAGAATTAAGACTTCCTCCCCAAATATCTAAAGTATCAGTTTCTATTCCTAAAGTCATTTCTCCAACATAACATTTCCCCATACTTTGAATATATTCGACAATCTTTGTAGCATTTCCAATTGCAATGGGTAAAACTCCAGTTGCATTGGGATCAAGAGTTCCTGCATGTCCAATCTTTTTAGTTTTATATATTTTTCTAACAATATTTACTACATCTCTACTTGTAAATCCTTTTGGCTTATAGACATTTAATATACCATTAAAATTCATTTGTATACTCACTTTTTAATCTTTCTAAAAATAAATTAACAACAGATTCAAAATCACCATCTATAATACAACCAGCAGCTCTTGTGTGTCCTCCACCGTTAAAATAACCACATACTTTAGAAACATCAACAAATTCTTTACTTCTTACACTACCTTTAAATACATTTTTTTCCATTTCTTTAAATAGAATAGAAACTTCAAATCCATTAATATCTCTGTAATAATTTACGACATCATCAACCATATCCATTGTTAAATCGGTACCTTCAAAATCAGATTCAAACATTCCTATTACTGCAACTTTATTGTCAAAATATAATTTTGCTCTATTTATTAATTTATTTTTTAGCATTTCAACTTCAAAAATATTATTTTGATAAAGTTTTTTATAAATATAGTCTTTATCTGCACCTAAATCATAAAGATTAGCACATACTCTTAAAGTAGAAGACGTAGATGATTCATATAGAAATCTATATGTATCAGTATTTATTCCTACTAATAAAGCATTCGCTATATCTTTTGAAATTTTAAAATTAAAATCTTTAAACAAATTATAAACTATTTCACAAGTTGAGCTCATATTAGGAAATACATAATTTAAATCTCCAAAATAATCATTAGTCTTATGATGATCTATATTTATAGTTTTTTTGGCTCTTTTTCTAAAAAGTTCTCCAATATCTCCAGGTCTATCTACCTCTCCACAGTCAACATAAATCAATAAGTCTAAATCTTGTTCTTCAGTTTCTCTAATATTATCAATAGTATCAAGAAATAACAAGTTTTGTGGAAAGTTATCTACTTTTATCCCAAATATATTTTTATTCAGATTTTCTCTAACCCCTAGTATTACGGATATTGTAGAGCCAATATTATCTCCATCAGGATTTTTGTGAGAAATAACTCCAATATTATCAGATGATTTTATTAAGTTTAAAATTTCTTCAGTACTATTGTTCTTCTTCATTAGCATTACCATATAATTCTCTCTTTTCTCTGTCCTCTTTAGAAACTTTTATTATTAATTCGTTCATTAAAGCAGCTTTTTCAAATGATTCATCTAATTTAAAAATTAATTTTGGAGTATGCCTCAAGTCTAAAGTCTCAGAAATTCTTTTTTTCATATATCCAGTTGCACTTTCAAGACCTTTCATAGTTTTTTCTTTGGTTTTTGTATCTCCAAAAACACCAATGCTAACGTAACAAATGCCCAAATCATTTGTTACGCTAACTTTTGTTATATTTGTTATTGATGGATCTATTCTGTTATCTTTAATTCCATTATAAATAGCATCTGATAAAACTCTATTAATTTCAGATTCTATTCTTCCAAGTCTTTTTGCATTCATAAAAAACCTCTATCTTTCAACTTCCTTATCAATATAGGCTTCAATTATATCTGTTTCTTTTAAATCATTATAATTTGCTATTCCCAATCCACCTTCATATCCAGTTAAAAGCTCTTTAGCATCATCTTTAAATCTCTTCAATGAACTAATTTCACCTTCATGCAAGATAATTCCATCTCTAAGAAGTCTTACTTTTGCATTTCTAGTAACTTTTCCGTTCAATACATAAACTCCAGCTACAGTACCTATTCCCGGAACTTTAAATGTTGCTCTAACTTCAGCTCTACCAATTACTTCTTCAACAAAAGTAGGTGCTAACATTCCTTTTACAGCTAATTTAATATCTTCAATTGCATCATAAATTACTCTATATGTTCTGATATCAACATTTTCATGTCTTGATAAGTCAATTGCACCTTGTGAAGGTCTAACATTAAATCCAATTATTATTGCATTACTTGCAGCTGCTAACATTACATCAGATTCATTAATTCCTCCCACTGCACCATGAATTATATTAACTTTAACTTCTTCATTACTTAATTTTTCTAAAGAATTTTTAACTGCATCAACTGTTCCTCTAACATCTGTCTTAATAATAATTTTAATTTCTTTTAAATTACCATCTTGAATTTTATCAAATAAATCATCTAAAGAAACCTTATTTCCGGAAGCAATCATATTTTCCTTTTGTACATTTAAAATTCTTTGTGCATATCCTCTTGCAGTTTTTTCATCTTTAACTGCATAAATGAAACTTCCCGCTTCAGGAACTTCTGAAAGTCCTAAAATTACTGCCGGCGTTGAAGGAGTTGCCTTTTTTATTTTCTTTCCTTTATCATCAAACATAGCTCTTATTCTACCTGTAGATGTTCCTGAAATAACTATATCTCCTGAATTTAGAGTGCCTTTTTGTACTAAAATAGTTGCAACAGGACCTCTACCTTTATCAAGTTGTGCTTCAATCACCGTTCCAATAGCCATTCTATTAGGATTTGCTTTTAGCTCTTCTACTTCAGCAACCATAAGAACCATTTCTAACAATTCATCAATTCCTTCCCCCGTTTTTGCAGAAACAGGTATTGTAATTACATCTCCACCCCAATCTTCGGGCAATAATCCGTTATCGGCAAGCTCAGTCTTTACTCTTTCAGGATTTGCACCTTCTTTGTCTATTTTGTTAATAGCCACGATAATTGGAACCCCAGCATCTTTTGAATGATTAATAGCTTCAATAGTTTGTGGCATAACACCATCATCAGCTGCAACTACGAGAATAGAAATATCTGTAACTTTTGCTCCTCTTGAACGCATAGCAGTAAACGCTTCATGTCCAGGAGTATCTAAGAACACAATTTTACTATTATTTATATTTACGGTGTACGCTCCTATATGTTGTGTAATTCCACCTGCTTCTTGACTTGTAACCTTAGACTTTCTAATATAGTCTAATAATGAAGTTTTACCATGATCAACATGTCCCATTACAGTTACAACAGGAGGTCTTGTTACCAAATCTTCTTTTTTGTCTTCATAGTCCAATGATAAAATTTCATTTTCTTCTGTAATTTCAGGTGTTTCTAAAATTACAGTTTTTCCAAATTCCTCAGCAATTAAACTTGCACAGTCAAAGTCAATTTCTTGATTTAGTCCTGCCATTATACCAAGCGAAATTAATTTTGAAATTACTTGAGAACTATTTATACCTAAACTTTCAGAAAAATCTTTTACAGTTATACTTTCAGGAATTTTAATTTCTCCAACATTTTCTATCTTGTTTTCAAATTCTAAATCGCTATTACTTTTAGTTTTATGATTAGCTTTATTTTTCTTTTTAGCAGGTTTTAATATAAGATTCGGATTTCTATCCTCTCTCATTTTATGTTCATTTAAAGATTTATTTTTCTTGTTTTTTTCTTGACCTTGTAGATGTGTTTTTCTAGCATCTCTTTTTTCAATTGCCGGATCAACTACTTCTACAACATCATCTAAAAATTCTCTTTTTCTATCATCAAACTTTCTGCCAAAATCTTTTTTATCTTTTCCAAAGTTTCTATTATCTTTATTGAAACCTTCTTTTTTATCTTTATTAAAAGGTTTATTATCTTTATTGAAATTTTGTTTTTTGTCTTTGTTAAAACCTTCTTTTTTATCTTTACCAAAATTTCTGTTATCTTTACTATAATTACCTTTTTTATCTTTATTAAATATCTTATTATCCTTACTGAAATTTTGTTTATTATCTTTATTATATCCTTCTTTATGTCCTTTATTATCCTTATTGAATGATTTATTATCTTTTTTATAACCTTCTTTTGAATTTTTATTATCTTTATTAAAGTTATCCTTTCTTTCTTTACTTACATTATTTTTCTTTTCGTCAGACTTATTTTCAGTTTTAACTACTTTTTTTTCGTTCTTCTTATTTTTTTCTGCCTCAATTTTTCTAAAATGTCCAATTACAATTTCCAAATCTTTTCCTTCAAGAATAGACATATGACTCTTTACTTCTACTCCCAGTCCGTTTATTATATTAATTAATTCCTTGCTTTGAAGATTTAACCCCTTTGCAAGTTCATGTACTCTAACTTTACTCATACTAGCACCCCTTTGCTATTAAATAGAATCTACATATTTTTTCAATTCTTCATAAAATTCACTACTAATTTCTGATTCTAATGCAATATTTAATCTTTTATTTTTCTTAGCTTTATCAACACATTTATTTGAAATACAGATATAAGCGCCCCTACCATTCTTCTTTCCGCTTATGTCCAATAAAACTCCTTCATCTTTATTATTTACAATTCTCAATAACTCTTTTTTTTCTTTCTGCTCTCCGCAAGCAACACATTTTCTCATAGGAATTTTTTTCGTTTTCATACAATCACCTATAATTCAAAACCGTTATCTATAAATTCATGTTCTCCATCAAAGCCAACTTCTATCAACCCATTTTCAATGTCTTCTTTATATTTTTCTAAGCCTTTAATATCTATTCTCCAATTTGTAAGTTTAGCAGCAAGCCTTGCATTCTGTCCTTCCTTACCAATAGCTAATGATAGCTGTGAATCAGGAACAATTATTCTAGCTCTATTTTCACTCTCATTAGTAAAAACAGCTATAACTTCGGATGGACTTAAAGAATTTGATAAATATTCTTTTACATTCTTACTATAAACAATAATATCTATTTTTTCTCCTTTAAGCTCTTTAATAATTGAACTGACTCTTGATCTCTTATAACCAACACAAGCTCCTACAGGATCTACGTCATCATTTTTAGAAAAAACTGCAATTTTTGTTCTACTACCCGGTTCTCTCGCAATAGATTGAATTTCTACTGTTCCATCCAGTATTTCAGGAACTTCCAACTCAAACAATTTTAACACAAAATTTACATCAGATCTAGAAAGTAAAACTTGAGCTCCTTTAGGAGTATTTTTTACTTCCTTAACGTAAAACTTTAATCTTTCTCCAACACGATAAACTTCACTCTTTATTTGTTCCGGAGGAGTTACGATAGCTTCAAGTTTTCCTAAATTTATAAATAAATTATTTCTGTCAATTCTTTGAATTTGTCCTGAAATAAGTTCTCTTTCTTTATCTTGAAAATCATTGTAAATTACTTCTCTTTCAGCATCTTTAATCTTTTGAATAACAATATTTCTTGCGGTTTGAGCAGCAACTCTACCAAAATCCATAGTTTTTAATTTTATAGAAACTTCATCACCAAGAGAATATTTCGTGCTAATGGCTTTTGCATCATCCAAAGAAATTTCAGTTATATTATCTTCTACAACTTCAACTACAGTTTTTATTGCAAACAATTCAACTTTTCCTGTTGTTCTATTAATATTTATCTTTACATTTTCATATTCTCCAAAGTTTTTTTCATAACTTTTTAAAAGTGCTTTTTCCAAAGAATCAAAAATTATCTCTTTTGAAACTCCTTTTTCACGTTCAATTTCATCTAATGCTCTTAAAAAATCTGTTGTTCCTTTCATCATCTTCTCCTTAAATTTCAATTTGTGATTTTATTATTGCAATATCTTTTCTTGAGAAAATAATACTTGATTTACCTATTTCTAAAGTTAATTTTTCTCTGTCAAAAGATTTTAAATACCCAATAAATTCCTTTTCATTATTTATTTTTTTATAACATTTTACTAAAACTTTTTTACCAATAAAAGTTTTTAATTGTTCATCGCTTTTTATTTCTCTTTCTACTCCAGGAGATGAGACTTCTAAGAAATATGAATCTTCTATGGGATCTACTTCATCTAGCCAATCACTTATAATATTACTTGTCATTTCACAAGAATCCAAATCGACTCCACCGTCTTTATCAATAAAAATCCTTAGTACATTTCCTTTTGGCTCTTTCACATATTCCACGTTCACAAAATAAATTCCTTTCTCCAAAAGAATAGTCTTAAAGTTTTTTTCAATAGTTTTTAACAATTCATTTTCTTTTTTCAAAATTTTCTCCTTTCAACCATTAATTAAACTAAAACGAAAGAGTGGGACAACCCACTCTTAATTTAAAAGAATATCTTCAATTATTATAACATATAATTTTTTTGTTTTCAACTATTTTTATAATAAATTACATATCTCTACTTGCAATAATATTTACGCCAGTATTTAATACATTTTCTAAAATAACATCTCCCACTTTTATTGGAGAAACGACTTCAATTTTATTTAGTTCTCTCATAACATCAAAAATCATATTTTTAGGAATCTCTGAAGAAGTTTTTACAGGTAGTCTATTATGAATGGCATTCTTTATCTTTACAGTAGAAGTTATAGTTCTAGTTGGAAAAGTTAATTCTTTTTTACCATAACTTGCACCCTTTGGACATTTATTTCCAGTTACTTCATAATCGCTATCTTCATCAACTGATATTCTACATCCAACAGGGCAAACAATACAAACCATATCTTTCATCATCATTCAACTCCTTTTTTCATAGATATAATCATTTTATCTGTACTTACAGACTCTATTTGCTTTTTAGTTAAAGAAATTTTTTCCATTTCTGCAGGGGCAACGTGAGGTCTTTTAAATTCTTTTATAATATTTCCATTTTCGTTTGTAACAGAAATTACAATATTTTTTTCAACACTCTTAACTCTGAAAAATATTTCCAATCTGTTTTCTATGTTTTCAACTCTTATATTCTGAGGAACGGTATAAAAAATTCCTTCTCCATTTAGAATTTCAATTTTTCTAAATTCTGAATTAGAATTTTCTGAAATATATTTTGCTGCAGCTTTCCCCGCTTTTTGACTTTCTCCTGTAACAAAATCAACTAAATCATGAACATGACACACATTTCCACAAGCAAAAACTCCGTCCATACTTGTTTCCATATTTTCAAAAACAAACGCTCCTTTGGTTCTTGCATCAATATTTATTCCAATTTCACGAGTAATTTCATTTTCAGGAATTAACCCTACTGAAAGTAATAGCGTATCACATTCTAATTCTATTTCAGTATCCTTTAT from Parvimonas micra encodes:
- the nusA gene encoding transcription termination factor NusA, with amino-acid sequence MKGTTDFLRALDEIEREKGVSKEIIFDSLEKALLKSYEKNFGEYENVKININRTTGKVELFAIKTVVEVVEDNITEISLDDAKAISTKYSLGDEVSIKLKTMDFGRVAAQTARNIVIQKIKDAEREVIYNDFQDKERELISGQIQRIDRNNLFINLGKLEAIVTPPEQIKSEVYRVGERLKFYVKEVKNTPKGAQVLLSRSDVNFVLKLFELEVPEILDGTVEIQSIAREPGSRTKIAVFSKNDDVDPVGACVGYKRSRVSSIIKELKGEKIDIIVYSKNVKEYLSNSLSPSEVIAVFTNESENRARIIVPDSQLSLAIGKEGQNARLAAKLTNWRIDIKGLEKYKEDIENGLIEVGFDGEHEFIDNGFEL
- a CDS encoding DUF1667 domain-containing protein codes for the protein MMKDMVCIVCPVGCRISVDEDSDYEVTGNKCPKGASYGKKELTFPTRTITSTVKIKNAIHNRLPVKTSSEIPKNMIFDVMRELNKIEVVSPIKVGDVILENVLNTGVNIIASRDM
- the rbfA gene encoding 30S ribosome-binding factor RbfA, whose translation is MNAKRLGRIESEINRVLSDAIYNGIKDNRIDPSITNITKVSVTNDLGICYVSIGVFGDTKTKEKTMKGLESATGYMKKRISETLDLRHTPKLIFKLDESFEKAALMNELIIKVSKEDREKRELYGNANEEEQ
- the rimP gene encoding ribosome maturation factor RimP is translated as MKKENELLKTIEKNFKTILLEKGIYFVNVEYVKEPKGNVLRIFIDKDGGVDLDSCEMTSNIISDWLDEVDPIEDSYFLEVSSPGVEREIKSDEQLKTFIGKKVLVKCYKKINNEKEFIGYLKSFDREKLTLEIGKSSIIFSRKDIAIIKSQIEI
- the infB gene encoding translation initiation factor IF-2, which produces MSKVRVHELAKGLNLQSKELINIINGLGVEVKSHMSILEGKDLEIVIGHFRKIEAEKNKKNEKKVVKTENKSDEKKNNVSKERKDNFNKDNKNSKEGYKKDNKSFNKDNKGHKEGYNKDNKQNFSKDNKIFNKDKKGNYSKDNRNFGKDKKEGFNKDKKQNFNKDNKPFNKDKKEGFNKDNRNFGKDKKDFGRKFDDRKREFLDDVVEVVDPAIEKRDARKTHLQGQEKNKKNKSLNEHKMREDRNPNLILKPAKKKNKANHKTKSNSDLEFENKIENVGEIKIPESITVKDFSESLGINSSQVISKLISLGIMAGLNQEIDFDCASLIAEEFGKTVILETPEITEENEILSLDYEDKKEDLVTRPPVVTVMGHVDHGKTSLLDYIRKSKVTSQEAGGITQHIGAYTVNINNSKIVFLDTPGHEAFTAMRSRGAKVTDISILVVAADDGVMPQTIEAINHSKDAGVPIIVAINKIDKEGANPERVKTELADNGLLPEDWGGDVITIPVSAKTGEGIDELLEMVLMVAEVEELKANPNRMAIGTVIEAQLDKGRGPVATILVQKGTLNSGDIVISGTSTGRIRAMFDDKGKKIKKATPSTPAVILGLSEVPEAGSFIYAVKDEKTARGYAQRILNVQKENMIASGNKVSLDDLFDKIQDGNLKEIKIIIKTDVRGTVDAVKNSLEKLSNEEVKVNIIHGAVGGINESDVMLAAASNAIIIGFNVRPSQGAIDLSRHENVDIRTYRVIYDAIEDIKLAVKGMLAPTFVEEVIGRAEVRATFKVPGIGTVAGVYVLNGKVTRNAKVRLLRDGIILHEGEISSLKRFKDDAKELLTGYEGGLGIANYNDLKETDIIEAYIDKEVER
- the rnpM gene encoding RNase P modulator RnpM → MKTKKIPMRKCVACGEQKEKKELLRIVNNKDEGVLLDISGKKNGRGAYICISNKCVDKAKKNKRLNIALESEISSEFYEELKKYVDSI
- a CDS encoding DHH family phosphoesterase; the encoded protein is MKKNNSTEEILNLIKSSDNIGVISHKNPDGDNIGSTISVILGVRENLNKNIFGIKVDNFPQNLLFLDTIDNIRETEEQDLDLLIYVDCGEVDRPGDIGELFRKRAKKTINIDHHKTNDYFGDLNYVFPNMSSTCEIVYNLFKDFNFKISKDIANALLVGINTDTYRFLYESSTSSTLRVCANLYDLGADKDYIYKKLYQNNIFEVEMLKNKLINRAKLYFDNKVAVIGMFESDFEGTDLTMDMVDDVVNYYRDINGFEVSILFKEMEKNVFKGSVRSKEFVDVSKVCGYFNGGGHTRAAGCIIDGDFESVVNLFLERLKSEYTNEF